Proteins from a single region of Haloplanus sp. GDY1:
- a CDS encoding helix-turn-helix domain-containing protein, which yields MSDDPRDDLARRIAGEITLSSNPGATLRKWRTDFDVSQTELADRLDVSSSVISDYESGRRESPGIGVVSRIVRALLDIDESRGGGRIRQYARVISAGFESDIVHDLREYPTSIPLETFYEAMEATEVIAGDQDHVSGHTVINSIEAITRLPSEEFYRLYGQSTNRALVFTDVTRGESPLVALRVVNPTPNAVVLHGLDPDDLWEHATELAKIDGFALAVSNCDLDSALAKIRDLP from the coding sequence ATGAGCGACGACCCCCGTGACGACCTCGCCAGACGGATCGCCGGCGAGATCACGCTCAGTTCCAACCCCGGCGCCACGCTCCGGAAGTGGCGCACGGACTTCGACGTCTCACAGACGGAACTCGCGGACCGACTGGACGTCTCGTCGTCCGTCATCTCGGACTACGAGAGCGGCCGGCGGGAGAGCCCCGGCATCGGCGTGGTCAGTCGCATCGTCCGGGCGCTGCTCGACATCGACGAGTCCCGCGGCGGCGGCCGCATCCGCCAGTACGCACGCGTCATCTCGGCGGGCTTCGAGAGCGACATCGTCCACGACCTGCGTGAGTATCCCACCTCGATCCCCCTCGAGACCTTCTACGAGGCGATGGAGGCGACGGAGGTGATCGCCGGCGATCAGGACCACGTCAGCGGCCACACGGTCATCAACAGCATCGAGGCGATCACGCGCCTCCCCAGCGAGGAGTTCTACCGCCTCTACGGGCAGAGCACGAACCGCGCGCTCGTCTTCACCGACGTGACCCGTGGGGAGTCGCCGCTGGTGGCGCTCCGGGTCGTGAACCCGACGCCCAACGCCGTCGTCCTCCACGGCCTCGATCCGGACGACCTCTGGGAACACGCGACCGAACTCGCGAAAATCGACGGGTTCGCCCTCGCCGTCTCGAACTGCGACCTCGATTCGGCGCTCGCGAAGATCCGCGACCTGCCCTAG
- a CDS encoding ribonuclease H: MAVHGRSTLRDLFDDSPTPHIAHPPRTHHRHFYVATDGSYRADGGGLGAVIETRDGQRVARLSLSDTPPDNNVAEYRALHLGLDVLAARAPSGSRVGVLVDHDDLAANVNHATLAADDPDWKPAHPVDVPTHSEYHWRGIRARIADFDELRAARIDSRVNPAHPLANAPDQYAHVNRRKERCVIPDAGGRAADDGHADAGAEIPPPSRAERRAGD, encoded by the coding sequence ATGGCCGTTCACGGCCGTTCGACGCTCCGGGATCTGTTCGACGACTCGCCCACGCCCCACATCGCGCATCCGCCGCGCACACACCACCGACACTTCTACGTCGCCACCGACGGCTCCTACAGAGCCGACGGCGGGGGGCTCGGGGCAGTCATCGAGACACGCGACGGGCAGCGGGTGGCCCGGCTCTCGCTTTCGGATACGCCGCCCGACAACAACGTCGCCGAATATCGGGCGCTCCACCTGGGCCTCGACGTCCTCGCTGCGCGGGCGCCCTCGGGGTCGCGGGTCGGCGTCCTCGTCGACCACGACGACCTGGCGGCGAACGTCAACCACGCCACCCTCGCGGCCGACGACCCCGACTGGAAGCCGGCCCACCCGGTCGACGTGCCGACCCACAGCGAGTACCACTGGCGGGGCATCCGTGCCCGCATCGCCGACTTCGACGAACTCCGGGCGGCCCGCATCGACAGTCGGGTCAACCCCGCCCACCCCCTCGCCAACGCGCCGGACCAGTACGCTCACGTCAACCGTCGCAAGGAGCGGTGCGTGATTCCGGACGCCGGCGGGCGGGCGGCCGACGACGGCCACGCGGACGCCGGCGCGGAGATTCCGCCGCCGTCGCGGGCCGAACGGCGCGCGGGCGACTGA
- a CDS encoding COX15/CtaA family protein — MSRLDAITFPRFAAFTTGMTLSLVMLGIYTAATGSGLACSAQWPLCDGGVLPQTIPSFVEWFHRLVAMVTGWFILGTALWSWRRPDRRTRIAATLAVLLLPLQISIGAVTVTLNGLLPAGYSAPTQGAHLVVALGIFSLLVWTTLSARTERRPELPRVRTALGVALVAVVASVFVSRVFTPVPYSPAAQALFYGAALVAVAALLAATRWLADTAVAHLRYATGTALALLFSGMLLGRDLVFYTPTVRVVNAALFVLAVVAVVAATLLARRARSDGRTGSVVS, encoded by the coding sequence ATGAGTCGACTGGACGCGATCACCTTCCCCCGCTTCGCCGCGTTCACGACGGGCATGACGCTCTCGCTCGTCATGCTCGGCATCTACACCGCCGCGACCGGATCGGGGCTCGCCTGTTCGGCCCAGTGGCCGCTCTGTGACGGCGGGGTGCTCCCGCAGACCATCCCGAGCTTCGTCGAGTGGTTCCACCGCCTCGTGGCGATGGTGACCGGGTGGTTCATCCTCGGAACCGCGCTCTGGTCGTGGCGCCGACCCGATCGACGGACCCGCATCGCGGCGACGCTCGCCGTGCTCCTCCTCCCGCTCCAGATCAGCATCGGCGCCGTGACTGTCACCCTCAACGGCCTCCTGCCGGCGGGCTACTCGGCGCCGACCCAGGGCGCCCACCTCGTCGTCGCGCTCGGGATCTTCTCGCTGCTCGTCTGGACGACGCTGTCGGCGCGGACCGAGCGACGGCCCGAACTGCCGCGGGTTCGGACGGCCCTCGGCGTCGCCCTCGTCGCCGTCGTCGCGAGCGTCTTCGTCAGCCGCGTCTTCACCCCGGTCCCCTACTCGCCGGCCGCGCAGGCGCTCTTCTACGGCGCGGCGCTCGTCGCCGTCGCCGCGCTCCTCGCCGCGACCCGCTGGCTCGCCGACACCGCGGTCGCGCACCTGCGGTACGCCACCGGCACCGCCCTCGCCCTCCTCTTTTCGGGGATGCTCCTCGGCCGCGATCTGGTCTTCTACACGCCGACCGTTCGGGTCGTCAACGCGGCCCTCTTCGTTCTCGCCGTCGTCGCCGTGGTCGCCGCGACGCTGCTCGCTCGGCGGGCGCGCAGCGACGGCCGGACCGGATCGGTCGTCTCCTAG
- a CDS encoding NADP-dependent malic enzyme has translation MGLDDDAREYHRQDPPGKIEISTTKPTNTQRDLSLAYSPGVAAPCSDIHEDPDLAYEYTSKGNLVGVISNGSAVLGLGNIGAQASKPVMEGKGVLFKRFADIDVFDIELDFDDPEDIIESTRAMEPTFGGINLEDIKAPDCFEIEERLREEMSIPVFHDDQHGTAIITGAGLLNAADIVDKELADLSVTISGAGASAIATAAFYVSLGVPRENVTMCDSSGIITTDRAERGDVNEYKARFASDRPAGDLADAMVDADVFVGLSVGGIVSEEMVQSMADNPIIFAMANPEPEIDYYDAKEARDDTVIVGTGRSDFPNQVNNVLGFPFLFRGALDVRATEINEEMKIAAARALADLARKDVPDSVVKAYGDQPLQFGPEYILPKPVDPRVMFEVAPAVAQAAIESDAARKSVDLSTYREELEARLGKSREMMRVVLNKAKTDPKRVVLAEGTDEKMIRAAYQITEQGIAHPILLGDREEIWTAMDDLGLDFDPEIVDPAADELDAYAERLYELRKRKGITRREANELVRDGNYLGSVMVEMGDADAMLTGLMHHYPSALRPPLQIIGTAEDTDYAAGVYMLTFKNRVIFVADATVNQDPGAAELAEIGRHTGDLARRFNVDPRAAMLSYSNFGSVDNPGTRKPRRAAEMLRNDPDVDFPVDGEMQADTAVVEDILDGTYDFADLEDPANVLIFPNLEAGNIGYKLLQRLGGADAIGPMLVGMDKPVHVLQRGDEVKDIVNLAGVAVVDAQERDE, from the coding sequence ATGGGACTCGACGACGACGCCAGGGAGTATCACCGACAGGATCCTCCCGGGAAGATCGAGATTTCGACGACGAAGCCGACGAACACGCAGCGGGATCTGAGTCTCGCCTACTCGCCGGGCGTGGCGGCACCGTGTTCGGACATCCACGAGGACCCCGATCTGGCCTACGAGTACACCTCGAAGGGGAACCTCGTGGGCGTCATCTCCAACGGGTCGGCCGTCCTCGGCCTCGGGAACATCGGCGCGCAGGCCTCCAAGCCCGTCATGGAGGGGAAGGGCGTCCTCTTCAAGCGCTTCGCCGACATCGACGTCTTCGACATCGAACTCGACTTCGACGACCCGGAGGACATCATCGAGTCGACGCGGGCGATGGAGCCGACGTTCGGCGGCATCAATCTGGAGGACATCAAGGCCCCCGACTGCTTCGAAATCGAGGAGCGTCTCCGCGAAGAGATGTCCATCCCGGTCTTCCACGACGACCAGCACGGCACCGCCATCATCACCGGCGCCGGCCTGCTCAACGCCGCGGACATCGTCGACAAGGAACTCGCCGATCTCTCCGTGACCATCTCGGGAGCGGGCGCGAGCGCCATCGCCACCGCGGCCTTTTACGTCTCGCTGGGCGTCCCCCGCGAGAACGTCACGATGTGTGACTCCTCGGGGATCATCACGACCGACCGCGCCGAGCGCGGCGACGTCAACGAGTACAAGGCCCGCTTCGCCAGCGACCGCCCCGCGGGCGACCTGGCCGACGCCATGGTCGACGCCGACGTCTTCGTCGGTCTCTCGGTCGGCGGCATCGTCAGCGAGGAGATGGTGCAGTCGATGGCCGACAACCCCATCATCTTCGCGATGGCCAACCCGGAGCCCGAGATCGACTACTACGACGCCAAAGAGGCCCGCGACGACACCGTCATCGTCGGCACCGGGCGCTCCGACTTCCCGAACCAGGTCAACAACGTCCTCGGGTTCCCCTTCCTCTTCCGGGGCGCCCTCGACGTGCGCGCGACCGAGATCAACGAGGAGATGAAGATCGCCGCGGCCCGCGCGCTGGCGGACCTCGCCCGCAAGGACGTCCCCGACTCGGTGGTCAAGGCCTACGGCGACCAGCCGCTCCAGTTCGGCCCCGAGTACATCCTGCCCAAGCCCGTCGACCCGCGCGTGATGTTCGAGGTGGCCCCCGCGGTGGCACAGGCCGCCATCGAGAGCGACGCGGCCCGGAAGTCGGTCGACCTCAGCACCTACCGCGAGGAACTCGAAGCCCGCCTGGGCAAGTCACGCGAGATGATGCGGGTCGTCCTCAACAAGGCCAAGACCGACCCCAAGCGGGTCGTCCTCGCCGAGGGGACCGACGAGAAGATGATCCGCGCCGCCTACCAGATCACCGAGCAGGGGATCGCCCACCCGATCCTGCTGGGCGACCGGGAGGAGATCTGGACGGCGATGGACGACCTCGGTCTCGACTTCGACCCCGAAATCGTCGACCCCGCGGCCGACGAGCTCGACGCCTACGCCGAGCGCCTGTACGAACTCCGCAAGCGCAAGGGGATCACCCGACGCGAGGCGAACGAACTCGTCCGCGACGGCAACTACCTCGGCAGCGTGATGGTGGAGATGGGTGACGCTGACGCGATGCTGACCGGGCTGATGCATCACTACCCCTCGGCGCTGCGCCCGCCCCTGCAGATCATCGGGACGGCCGAGGACACCGACTACGCCGCCGGCGTCTACATGCTCACCTTCAAGAACCGGGTGATCTTCGTCGCCGACGCCACGGTGAACCAGGATCCCGGTGCCGCCGAACTCGCCGAAATCGGCCGCCACACGGGCGACCTGGCCCGACGGTTCAACGTCGACCCGCGCGCGGCCATGCTCTCGTACTCCAACTTCGGGAGCGTCGACAACCCGGGGACTCGAAAGCCACGGCGGGCCGCCGAGATGCTCCGGAACGACCCCGACGTCGACTTCCCGGTCGACGGGGAGATGCAGGCCGACACCGCCGTCGTCGAGGACATCCTCGACGGCACCTACGACTTCGCGGACCTGGAGGATCCGGCGAACGTGCTGATCTTCCCCAACCTCGAGGCGGGCAACATCGGCTACAAACTCCTGCAACGGCTCGGCGGCGCCGACGCCATCGGACCGATGCTCGTGGGGATGGACAAGCCGGTCCACGTCCTCCAGCGCGGCGACGAGGTGAAGGACATCGTCAACCTCGCGGGCGTGGCCGTCGTCGACGCACAGGAGCGCGACGAGTAG
- a CDS encoding metal-dependent hydrolase, with product MPSTVVHLAVGGLVAAALLGDEFDRRAVAVVLAVTAIPDLDTFAGLYVQGAHRALLHTLVLPAVAGVALAYDTRMRDASRLRDRWGGRGVRVAWVALAALLVGGILPDLMTNGVNAFYPLYDRFLTVDGELLLSNQRGVVQTFVDLSADPERTTENTHYWTGVDPSPGPEPENVERVFPVVRSGFQLLVVVLGVFTLGARFWEEGR from the coding sequence ATGCCCTCGACGGTCGTCCACCTCGCCGTCGGCGGCCTCGTCGCCGCCGCACTGCTGGGCGACGAGTTCGACCGGCGAGCCGTCGCCGTCGTCCTGGCCGTCACGGCCATTCCGGATCTGGACACGTTCGCCGGCCTCTACGTGCAGGGCGCCCACCGCGCGCTGTTGCACACGCTCGTCCTGCCCGCCGTCGCGGGGGTGGCTCTCGCCTACGACACCCGGATGCGCGACGCGTCGCGACTCCGGGATCGCTGGGGAGGCCGGGGCGTCCGGGTGGCGTGGGTCGCCCTCGCGGCGCTGCTGGTCGGCGGGATCCTCCCCGATCTGATGACCAACGGCGTCAACGCCTTCTACCCGCTGTACGACCGGTTCCTGACCGTCGACGGCGAACTCCTCCTGTCGAACCAGCGCGGAGTGGTCCAGACGTTCGTCGACCTGTCGGCCGATCCCGAGCGGACGACGGAGAACACGCACTACTGGACGGGCGTCGACCCCTCGCCCGGACCGGAACCCGAGAACGTCGAACGGGTCTTCCCGGTCGTCCGCTCGGGGTTCCAGTTGCTCGTCGTCGTCCTCGGGGTCTTCACGCTCGGTGCGCGGTTCTGGGAGGAAGGACGGTAG
- a CDS encoding zinc-dependent alcohol dehydrogenase family protein: MRAAVLREHGEPLEITDVDRPDPAPHGAVVAVEACGVCRSDWHAWQGHGEWVGDRVTDGQILGHEPAGRVVAVGDRVERVAEGDRIAVPFNLGDGSCPQCLSGHGNVCEDGLALGFQREAQGAFAEAVHVPYADYNAMHLPDGVSARDMAALGCRFMTAFHALTARGEVGGGDWVAVHGCGGVGLSTVHIADALGARVVAVDIRDAALDLATDLGADAVVNADGRSGREVTGDVRSVTEGGAHVSVDALGVAETCRNSVFSLRRRGTHVQVGLTTDEERGEVSLPVERMSMMEADFRGARGMPPTRYDELLRLLESDAIEPGRLVRREVSLDEVPERLAAMTDYETTGVEVVTEF; encoded by the coding sequence ATGCGCGCTGCCGTTCTCCGGGAACACGGCGAACCGCTCGAGATAACCGACGTCGACCGACCGGACCCCGCGCCCCACGGCGCCGTCGTCGCCGTCGAGGCCTGTGGCGTCTGTCGGAGCGACTGGCACGCCTGGCAGGGTCACGGCGAGTGGGTGGGCGACCGGGTGACCGACGGCCAGATCCTCGGCCACGAACCCGCCGGACGCGTCGTCGCCGTCGGCGACCGGGTCGAGCGCGTCGCCGAGGGGGACCGGATCGCCGTTCCCTTCAACCTCGGCGACGGCTCCTGCCCGCAGTGTCTGAGCGGCCACGGCAACGTCTGCGAGGACGGACTCGCCCTCGGCTTCCAGCGGGAGGCCCAGGGCGCCTTCGCCGAGGCGGTCCACGTCCCCTACGCGGACTACAACGCGATGCACCTGCCGGACGGCGTCTCCGCGCGGGACATGGCGGCGCTCGGCTGTCGGTTCATGACGGCGTTCCACGCGCTGACCGCGCGGGGCGAGGTGGGCGGCGGCGACTGGGTGGCCGTCCACGGCTGTGGCGGGGTCGGCCTCTCGACGGTCCACATCGCCGACGCCCTCGGAGCCCGGGTCGTCGCGGTCGACATCCGCGACGCGGCCCTAGACCTCGCGACCGACCTCGGCGCCGACGCCGTCGTGAACGCGGACGGCCGTTCGGGCCGCGAGGTGACGGGTGACGTGCGCTCGGTCACCGAGGGGGGCGCCCACGTCTCCGTCGACGCCCTCGGCGTGGCGGAGACCTGCCGGAACTCGGTGTTCTCCCTGCGCCGCCGGGGCACCCACGTGCAGGTCGGTCTGACCACCGACGAGGAGCGCGGCGAGGTGTCCCTCCCCGTCGAGCGCATGTCGATGATGGAGGCGGACTTCAGGGGCGCCAGGGGCATGCCGCCGACGCGGTACGACGAACTCCTTCGCCTGCTGGAGTCCGACGCCATCGAACCGGGTCGGCTGGTTCGCCGCGAGGTGTCGCTCGACGAGGTGCCCGAGCGGCTGGCGGCGATGACCGACTACGAGACGACCGGGGTCGAAGTCGTCACGGAGTTCTAG
- a CDS encoding 2-keto-4-pentenoate hydratase, whose protein sequence is MPRTIDAETVARLADRLTEAYRTGESVDPLPALSVADGYAVQRAVIDRRADAEGPPVGYKVGFTSAAIREELGVEEPAYGRVLADTVRSEGRLTDDLIEPKVEAELAVRLGDPLDPPATPVDVLAAADAVVPVIEVVDSRIRDWEMDAGSAVADNALAARVIHGDRVADPSALDLALEGVAVRRNGERVATGVGADVLGGPARVVAWLAERLAEAGERLAAGDLISTGSLTPLVALDPGDTVEVRFASLGSVTVSRGARDSSP, encoded by the coding sequence ATGCCACGGACCATCGACGCGGAGACCGTCGCCCGACTCGCCGACCGACTGACCGAGGCCTACCGGACGGGCGAGAGCGTCGATCCCCTCCCGGCTCTGTCGGTCGCCGACGGCTACGCGGTGCAGCGGGCGGTGATCGACCGCCGGGCGGACGCCGAGGGGCCGCCCGTCGGCTACAAGGTGGGGTTCACGTCGGCGGCGATCAGGGAGGAACTCGGCGTCGAGGAGCCGGCCTACGGGCGCGTCCTCGCCGACACCGTCCGGTCGGAGGGCCGCCTGACCGACGACCTGATCGAGCCGAAGGTGGAGGCGGAACTGGCGGTCCGCCTCGGCGACCCGCTCGATCCACCGGCGACGCCCGTCGACGTCCTCGCGGCGGCGGACGCGGTCGTGCCCGTGATCGAGGTGGTCGACTCGCGGATCCGGGACTGGGAGATGGACGCCGGGAGCGCCGTCGCCGACAACGCCCTCGCGGCGCGGGTGATCCACGGCGACCGGGTGGCCGACCCGTCGGCGCTCGACCTCGCGCTCGAGGGCGTCGCGGTCCGCCGGAACGGCGAGCGGGTGGCGACGGGCGTCGGCGCGGACGTCCTCGGGGGGCCCGCGCGGGTGGTGGCGTGGCTGGCCGAGCGACTCGCCGAGGCGGGCGAGCGACTGGCGGCCGGCGACCTGATCTCGACGGGGTCGCTCACGCCGCTGGTCGCCCTCGACCCCGGCGACACCGTCGAGGTTCGGTTCGCGTCGCTCGGGAGCGTGACCGTCTCGCGCGGGGCGAGGGATTCAAGCCCGTGA
- the hmgB gene encoding hydroxymethylglutaryl-CoA synthase, which translates to MTAVGIDAIEIWTGKLELDLAETFAPAKDENPEKYTKGLGLEASSFPDTYEDIVTMGANAAKRLMDRKGLSPDDIGRIDVATESAFDNSKPVSTYIAGCLEDVYGGDFHHANKGERKFACVAGTQSIDDAYNWIKAGRNRGRAALVIATDTALYARGDPGEATQGAGAVAMLVDEDPSVVELSTEQGYGSADETDFLKPNQQFPSVDGKRSVQVYLARMREALTDFESVAGRTHPDDYAYFPFHTPFPGMVRKAALLGFRHMTRDTGVEDELADRIGRQPRRADFEDWDAYEDAIREYMDALKETDTYNDWYARAIDPTLTLSRRVGNWYTGSVHVARASALKTAAETGRALSGEKLLVGSYGSGAQAEIHSETVADGWREEVEAFDIDEQLSRRYDLSFEEYGRVHDAHNHEKDRELEEFTVPSGEFVFTGWGRMNERKYEYVD; encoded by the coding sequence ATGACAGCCGTCGGCATCGACGCAATCGAGATCTGGACGGGCAAGCTCGAGCTCGACCTGGCCGAGACGTTCGCCCCGGCCAAAGACGAGAACCCGGAGAAGTACACGAAGGGACTGGGGCTGGAGGCCTCGTCGTTCCCCGACACCTACGAGGACATCGTGACGATGGGTGCGAACGCGGCCAAGCGCCTGATGGACCGGAAGGGGCTCTCCCCGGACGACATCGGCCGGATCGACGTGGCGACCGAGAGCGCGTTCGACAACTCCAAGCCCGTCTCGACGTACATCGCGGGCTGTCTGGAGGACGTCTACGGGGGCGACTTCCACCACGCCAACAAGGGCGAGCGGAAGTTCGCCTGCGTGGCCGGCACCCAGAGCATCGACGACGCGTACAACTGGATCAAGGCGGGTCGCAACCGCGGCCGGGCGGCGCTGGTGATCGCCACCGACACCGCGCTGTACGCCCGGGGCGACCCCGGTGAGGCGACGCAGGGCGCGGGCGCCGTCGCGATGCTCGTCGACGAGGATCCCAGCGTGGTCGAACTCTCGACCGAGCAGGGGTACGGCAGCGCCGACGAGACGGACTTCCTGAAGCCCAACCAGCAGTTCCCGAGCGTCGACGGCAAGCGCTCGGTGCAGGTCTACCTCGCGCGGATGCGCGAGGCGCTGACGGACTTCGAGTCGGTCGCCGGCCGCACCCACCCCGACGACTACGCCTACTTCCCGTTCCACACGCCGTTCCCGGGGATGGTGCGCAAGGCCGCGCTGCTCGGCTTCCGGCACATGACCCGCGATACGGGTGTCGAGGACGAACTCGCCGACCGGATCGGCCGCCAGCCCCGTCGGGCGGACTTCGAGGACTGGGACGCCTACGAGGACGCCATCCGGGAGTACATGGACGCGCTGAAGGAGACGGACACGTACAACGACTGGTACGCGCGGGCCATCGACCCGACGCTGACGCTCTCCCGACGGGTCGGCAACTGGTACACCGGGTCGGTCCACGTCGCCCGCGCGAGCGCGCTCAAGACCGCCGCGGAGACGGGGCGGGCGCTCTCGGGCGAGAAACTCCTCGTCGGCTCCTACGGCTCCGGCGCGCAGGCCGAAATCCACTCCGAGACGGTGGCCGACGGCTGGCGCGAGGAGGTCGAGGCGTTCGACATCGACGAACAGCTCTCCCGGCGCTACGACCTCAGCTTCGAGGAGTACGGCCGCGTCCACGACGCCCACAACCACGAGAAGGATCGGGAGCTAGAGGAGTTCACCGTCCCGAGCGGCGAGTTCGTCTTCACCGGCTGGGGTCGGATGAACGAGCGGAAGTACGAGTACGTCGACTAG
- a CDS encoding CBS domain-containing protein gives MTLTARDLMETDVETVAPEDEVSEVLGRLARAEFNGFPVVDAGRVVGIVTQHDLVHLFQTEDRVLWLPIGLPPFTETLTYAVDVSWDDLDLGIDLAKHAGRPISEVMTADVVTVAPDTDLDTILDLLADDERDINRLPVVDDDRLVGIVARQDVLRAIRDERAESKR, from the coding sequence GTGACCCTGACTGCCCGCGACCTGATGGAGACGGACGTGGAGACGGTCGCCCCCGAGGACGAGGTGAGCGAGGTGCTCGGCCGCCTCGCGCGAGCGGAGTTCAACGGCTTCCCGGTTGTCGACGCCGGCCGCGTCGTCGGCATCGTCACCCAGCACGACCTCGTCCACCTGTTCCAGACCGAGGACCGGGTGCTGTGGCTCCCGATCGGGCTCCCGCCCTTCACCGAGACGCTCACCTACGCCGTCGACGTGTCGTGGGACGACCTCGACCTCGGCATCGACCTCGCGAAACACGCCGGGCGACCGATCAGCGAGGTGATGACGGCGGACGTGGTGACGGTGGCGCCCGACACCGACCTCGATACGATCCTCGACCTGCTGGCCGACGACGAACGGGACATCAACCGCCTGCCGGTGGTCGACGACGACCGCCTCGTCGGCATCGTCGCCCGGCAGGACGTGCTGCGGGCGATCCGCGACGAGCGGGCGGAATCGAAACGTTGA
- the cmk gene encoding (d)CMP kinase gives MSNSSATTERQLDSNLFITVSGPPGCGATTLTEGLAEALDCGYVIGGDIFRDLAEERGLSLQQLIAKAEEDDEIDRALDQRLRRIAEQWGAANKAFILESRLAGWLAGNRADLRIWLDAPEEVRIERLSDYEVSYEIERPDERTSEDVRLQELDDEEAIGPLLRVREVSEAGRYRSYYGIDVEDQSFYDLCLNTARWDADTVLDIVLSAVEGYDAETDEGAFTTRDVEL, from the coding sequence ATGTCGAACTCGAGCGCCACCACAGAACGGCAACTCGACAGCAACCTGTTCATCACCGTCTCCGGTCCTCCGGGGTGTGGTGCGACGACGCTCACCGAGGGGCTCGCGGAGGCCCTCGACTGCGGGTACGTCATCGGCGGCGACATCTTCCGTGACCTCGCGGAGGAACGGGGGCTGTCGCTCCAGCAACTCATCGCCAAGGCGGAGGAGGACGACGAGATCGACCGGGCGCTCGATCAGCGGCTGCGCCGGATCGCCGAGCAGTGGGGGGCGGCGAACAAGGCGTTCATCCTCGAATCGCGGCTCGCGGGGTGGCTGGCTGGCAACCGCGCCGACCTGCGGATCTGGCTCGACGCGCCCGAGGAGGTCCGCATCGAGCGTCTCAGCGACTACGAGGTGAGCTACGAGATCGAGCGGCCCGACGAGCGCACCTCCGAGGACGTCCGCCTCCAGGAACTCGACGACGAGGAGGCCATCGGTCCGCTGTTGCGCGTCCGCGAGGTGAGCGAGGCCGGCCGCTACCGGAGCTACTACGGCATCGACGTGGAGGACCAGTCCTTCTACGACCTCTGTCTGAACACGGCGCGGTGGGACGCCGACACCGTCCTCGACATCGTGCTCTCGGCCGTCGAGGGGTACGACGCCGAGACGGACGAGGGCGCCTTCACCACCCGCGACGTGGAACTCTAG
- a CDS encoding DMT family transporter encodes MARYRNLALFLALAAIWGSSFVAIKAGLDYFPPVLFAAIRYDVAGVLMLGYAAWVVDDPVPRGRGEWALVAVGSTLLIAGYHVLLFLGESDPAVTSAAAAVIVSLSPVLTTGFARALLPAERLTAVGVVGLLCGLLGVAVLARPEPGALLTGAVVAKLLVFGAATAFALGSVLTRRIDAELPIETMEAWSMLGGAALMHAIAAALGESVADVTLSTTGVLALAYLSLAASALGFLIFFDLLDRLGAVEINLVSYVAPIFAALTGWLLLDERLSAATAVGFALIFLGFLLVKRRAIRAELPRLRTPGRRRDGD; translated from the coding sequence GTGGCCCGATACCGGAACCTCGCGCTCTTTCTCGCCCTCGCGGCCATCTGGGGCTCCTCGTTCGTGGCGATCAAGGCCGGCCTCGACTACTTCCCGCCCGTCCTCTTCGCGGCGATCCGATACGACGTCGCGGGCGTCCTCATGCTCGGCTACGCCGCCTGGGTCGTCGACGACCCCGTCCCCCGCGGGCGTGGCGAGTGGGCGCTCGTCGCCGTCGGGTCGACGCTCCTGATCGCGGGCTATCACGTCCTGCTCTTCCTCGGCGAGTCCGACCCCGCGGTGACCAGCGCGGCCGCCGCGGTCATCGTCAGCCTCAGCCCCGTCCTGACGACCGGGTTCGCCCGCGCCCTCCTCCCCGCGGAGCGACTGACCGCCGTCGGCGTCGTCGGACTGCTGTGCGGGCTCCTCGGCGTCGCCGTCCTCGCCCGGCCCGAACCCGGCGCGTTGCTGACTGGTGCGGTCGTCGCGAAACTGCTCGTGTTCGGCGCCGCGACGGCGTTCGCCCTCGGCTCGGTGCTCACCCGACGGATCGACGCCGAGTTGCCGATCGAGACCATGGAGGCGTGGTCGATGCTCGGCGGCGCCGCGCTGATGCACGCCATCGCCGCCGCGCTCGGGGAGTCCGTCGCCGACGTGACCCTCTCGACGACGGGCGTCCTGGCGCTCGCGTACCTCTCGCTGGCCGCGAGCGCGCTCGGCTTTCTCATCTTCTTCGACCTGCTGGACCGACTGGGCGCCGTCGAGATCAACCTCGTCTCCTACGTCGCGCCGATTTTCGCGGCGCTCACGGGCTGGCTCCTCCTCGACGAACGGCTCTCCGCGGCGACGGCCGTCGGGTTCGCGCTGATCTTCCTCGGCTTCCTGCTCGTCAAGCGCCGGGCCATCCGCGCGGAACTCCCGCGGCTCCGCACCCCGGGTCGACGGCGTGACGGCGACTAG